Proteins encoded within one genomic window of Methanosarcina barkeri str. Wiesmoor:
- a CDS encoding TolB family protein, whose translation MKIAYRYFSLFLTFVLLTLPAVAEPSIVSDYGDFTEESGWDVAQNVSQNYFDSDLNISYVPNGEIEGYEEAYANSPVENITFLTNSPESELFPVWTADGNHILYTVKRNGSDNLESYKMKANGSEIERTGIGEGNLSSFSDVNPNGTELLSTKSNGSQTGLYLVNLENGTVTPVADDLDKSESWGSWCRLGKKIVYTQKSGDAPSQLWIVNWDGSNKKRLGTSENVGMGKDWCPLGLKIIYSANDSKEKPDLWTIEWYGTNQTQLTDTPYGEWDPSYSPDGKRIVYVSDEGGKPEIWLRNIKGSYKVMLTNNIGVIDSTPRWSPDGSKIVFTVHKMQNILENSTVNGSSSVLLNGYISHMITNNSTMTNNSTSKNNSKIVIGTVTFNSPIVNTSAAMNDSIVNDSATMDNSTTNNYETVNNSIIKISNFTLGSSFNNSTISGSDIVVIELEPLLSILDSISGNGLNNSTISGNGLNNSTISGLDTAVIDPGSTSSASPM comes from the coding sequence ATGAAAATTGCATACAGGTACTTTTCTTTATTCTTAACGTTCGTACTTCTTACGTTACCTGCAGTGGCAGAACCAAGTATCGTATCCGACTACGGTGATTTTACGGAAGAATCGGGATGGGATGTAGCCCAGAATGTCTCACAGAACTATTTTGATTCCGATTTGAACATATCTTATGTCCCAAACGGAGAAATCGAAGGTTATGAAGAAGCTTATGCCAACAGCCCTGTAGAAAATATTACTTTTCTTACTAACAGCCCCGAATCAGAATTGTTTCCTGTATGGACTGCCGATGGAAATCATATCCTGTATACGGTTAAGAGGAATGGGTCCGATAATTTAGAATCGTATAAAATGAAAGCAAACGGAAGTGAAATAGAGCGAACAGGCATCGGAGAAGGAAACCTTTCCAGCTTTAGCGATGTAAATCCCAATGGAACAGAACTGCTTTCAACAAAATCAAATGGTTCCCAAACCGGCCTTTACCTTGTGAACTTGGAAAACGGAACCGTAACTCCGGTTGCGGACGATCTTGACAAATCTGAAAGCTGGGGCTCATGGTGCCGCCTCGGAAAAAAAATCGTATACACCCAGAAGTCCGGAGATGCTCCTTCCCAGCTCTGGATAGTTAATTGGGATGGAAGCAATAAGAAAAGGCTCGGTACTTCCGAAAATGTCGGAATGGGAAAAGACTGGTGCCCTCTTGGCCTGAAGATAATATACAGTGCTAATGATTCTAAAGAGAAACCCGACCTCTGGACAATAGAATGGTACGGCACAAACCAGACTCAGCTTACCGATACTCCATACGGGGAATGGGATCCCTCTTACAGCCCTGATGGAAAAAGAATTGTATATGTATCCGACGAAGGAGGAAAGCCTGAAATCTGGCTTCGTAATATCAAAGGAAGCTATAAGGTCATGCTTACAAATAATATCGGAGTAATCGACTCAACCCCTAGATGGAGTCCTGACGGCTCAAAAATAGTTTTTACGGTACATAAGATGCAGAATATTTTGGAAAATTCTACAGTAAATGGTTCGAGTTCTGTTTTACTTAATGGTTATATCAGTCATATGATTACGAATAACTCCACAATGACAAATAATTCTACATCAAAAAATAATTCTAAAATAGTAATAGGTACTGTAACATTTAACAGTCCAATAGTAAATACTTCTGCAGCAATGAATGATTCAATAGTGAATGATTCCGCAACAATGGATAACTCAACAACAAATAATTATGAAACAGTTAATAATTCTATAATAAAAATTTCAAATTTTACTTTAGGAAGTAGTTTTAATAATTCTACAATTAGTGGTTCAGATATTGTTGTTATAGAACTTGAACCTTTATTAAGCATTTTAGACTCTATTTCAGGAAATGGTTTAAATAATTCTACAATTTCAGGAAATGGTTTAAATAATTCTACAATTAGTGGCTTAGATACTGCTGTTATAGATCCTGGATCTACATCTTCAGCTTCCCCTATGTAA
- a CDS encoding carbonic anhydrase → MRFNKQTFTILILSLSLALLGSGCISEGEGAEGNVTQGITESEFSNIRENPVTPWNPVPVAPVIDPTAFIDPQASVIGNVTIGASVMVSPMASIRSDEGMPIFVGDRSNVQDGVVLHALETIDEEGEPVENNIVEVGGKKYAVYIGENVSLAHQAQVHGPASVGNDTFIGMQAFVFKSKIGNNCVLEPTSAAIGVTVPDGRYIPAGMVVTSQAEADNLSEITDDYAYKHTNEAVVYVNVHLAEGYNKA, encoded by the coding sequence ATGAGATTCAACAAGCAGACCTTTACAATACTTATTCTATCTCTTTCACTGGCCCTTTTAGGAAGCGGATGTATCTCCGAAGGTGAAGGAGCAGAGGGAAATGTCACACAGGGAATAACCGAGAGCGAGTTTTCTAATATCAGGGAAAATCCGGTAACACCATGGAATCCCGTACCTGTAGCACCCGTCATTGATCCCACAGCTTTTATTGATCCCCAGGCTTCAGTAATAGGAAACGTGACAATAGGTGCCAGTGTTATGGTTTCCCCAATGGCATCTATTCGGAGTGATGAAGGAATGCCAATTTTCGTAGGAGACAGGAGCAATGTACAGGACGGAGTTGTGCTTCATGCCCTTGAGACAATCGATGAGGAAGGTGAACCTGTAGAAAATAACATTGTTGAAGTTGGCGGCAAGAAATACGCAGTCTATATAGGAGAAAATGTTTCACTTGCCCACCAGGCCCAGGTTCATGGTCCAGCTTCTGTAGGCAACGATACTTTCATTGGTATGCAGGCTTTTGTTTTTAAGTCAAAGATAGGAAACAACTGCGTACTTGAACCAACGTCGGCAGCAATTGGTGTCACTGTTCCTGATGGTAGGTATATCCCAGCAGGTATGGTTGTCACTTCCCAGGCCGAAGCGGATAATCTGTCAGAAATTACTGACGATTATGCATATAAGCATACTAATGAAGCCGTAGTATATGTAAACGTCCATCTGGCCGAGGGATACAACAAAGCCTAA
- a CDS encoding HEAT repeat domain-containing protein, producing MENNINNFIKKLERSVFAGNRATAAEKLGKLGDSYALPALIGALDDSSPKVRVAAAEALGNFNIPEVVPGLIKALNDPDSPVKKTAIASLEKIGTPEAISGIMKGFGDKDRFVQKEAVKSLMRIGSRDAIYGLEKALAYPDYSLRRISIIALGKIDTYEAAFCLVKAIENSDNKTRQQAAETLGKRGKSDVLDELMEILRDPRQPVQETASETLCKIVSVSNSVPVLVKTLGASSRDVRKVSIETLWKIGTPEAVSGLLRALDDPDWYLRSRAADALGDIGSPEAARGLVKAFDIYENSVRKAITCALGKSGAPEAIEGLVKALNDPDSSVRESAVLGLGRAGTTEAISGLLRALDDTKAAVREAAASTLGDLKAQQAVPKLLDILENSDTSMQKVVICSLEKIGTLEAVSGLVRATESTDACVRRAALKALEKINKSSSSPVIAPADTEIHGVKPVLRSCLTDNDSEVWTETSNFSGDICNMNSLKELELSISVEETKESRAHQNASYKKEKGIGLTCPYCSRNLNLTTTPNFCPFCGMKLKLKY from the coding sequence ATGGAGAACAACATAAATAATTTTATTAAAAAGTTGGAACGCTCGGTCTTTGCGGGAAACCGGGCAACTGCTGCCGAAAAACTTGGAAAGCTAGGGGACTCTTATGCTTTACCTGCACTGATTGGAGCACTGGATGACTCAAGTCCGAAGGTAAGAGTTGCCGCTGCAGAAGCATTGGGAAACTTCAATATACCGGAGGTTGTCCCTGGTCTTATAAAGGCGCTTAATGATCCTGATAGTCCGGTTAAAAAGACTGCAATTGCTTCACTTGAAAAAATAGGCACACCTGAAGCTATCTCAGGCATTATGAAAGGATTCGGAGACAAGGACAGGTTTGTCCAGAAGGAAGCGGTGAAATCCTTGATGAGGATAGGTTCAAGAGATGCAATTTACGGCCTTGAGAAAGCCCTGGCTTATCCGGATTATTCGCTGAGAAGGATTTCAATAATAGCACTTGGGAAAATCGACACTTATGAAGCTGCTTTTTGTCTGGTAAAGGCAATTGAAAATTCGGATAACAAAACAAGGCAGCAAGCTGCCGAAACCCTGGGAAAAAGGGGCAAATCGGATGTGCTTGACGAGCTAATGGAAATCCTCAGGGACCCAAGACAACCTGTACAGGAAACTGCGTCCGAAACGCTTTGCAAAATTGTAAGCGTGTCAAATTCAGTGCCTGTGCTTGTCAAGACGCTCGGAGCTTCGAGCAGGGATGTGAGAAAAGTTTCAATTGAAACTCTTTGGAAGATAGGAACGCCTGAAGCAGTTTCAGGGCTTTTGAGAGCCCTGGATGATCCCGACTGGTATTTGAGAAGCCGCGCTGCAGATGCCCTGGGAGATATAGGTTCTCCGGAAGCGGCACGGGGACTGGTTAAAGCTTTTGATATATATGAAAACTCAGTAAGGAAGGCAATTACCTGTGCTCTTGGAAAAAGTGGAGCCCCTGAAGCCATAGAAGGACTGGTTAAAGCTCTTAACGACCCTGATAGTTCGGTCAGGGAATCAGCAGTTCTGGGCCTTGGAAGAGCAGGCACTACTGAAGCTATTTCAGGCCTTTTAAGAGCCCTTGATGACACTAAGGCAGCAGTGAGAGAAGCTGCGGCTTCCACGCTTGGGGATCTCAAAGCGCAGCAAGCTGTTCCGAAATTGTTAGACATTCTTGAGAATTCTGATACCTCGATGCAAAAAGTCGTAATTTGCTCACTTGAGAAAATTGGTACCCTAGAGGCAGTTTCAGGGCTTGTCAGGGCTACTGAAAGTACAGATGCCTGCGTGCGAAGGGCTGCATTGAAAGCTCTTGAAAAAATTAATAAATCCAGTTCCTCACCGGTAATCGCTCCTGCGGATACAGAAATCCATGGAGTAAAGCCTGTTCTTAGGAGTTGTTTGACAGATAATGATTCTGAAGTTTGGACTGAAACTTCAAATTTCTCAGGTGATATCTGCAATATGAATTCTCTAAAAGAGCTTGAACTTTCAATTTCTGTTGAAGAAACAAAAGAGTCCAGAGCTCACCAAAACGCAAGTTACAAGAAAGAAAAAGGGATTGGACTGACCTGTCCATATTGTTCCAGAAACCTGAATCTTACCACTACCCCCAACTTCTGTCCTTTCTGCGGGATGAAGTTGAAGTTGAAATACTAA
- a CDS encoding NAD(P)/FAD-dependent oxidoreductase, whose protein sequence is MKRYDVIVVGAGISGLLAALTLSKHGKKVLVLEKRRNLGGNCNSYMVDGYQVDTGAHAITHLIEGPLKRLMDNYFDFLPMFEDYGHYYIRTENTFVKIPSNLKDFVTFDVLPRKDRVLLSQTLTKAFTLSSFGIDLSSQSVYDFLPKSLSKETYDFVDTISAFLSGRSMKETSAQRVLSGSSFVRDSITQEQFDAMIGRLEPKKSQSTESILASILPYHLHASLQARMTKVTQPFTSLERLATNNVNYSQGYPRKGLKALLNAILYSLPETVEIKNECEVKSILVQDGKVSGVEADEIYISDLVIYTGFATELPRLIKDLPKEYKTNLESIVHSKSLTIWLGLEKEFPNFNYTGSEIWFKDFAYWATPISNYDPSLAPKDKQLIGFSFVIDENKSEKQETKKAYDTIFRAHPNIENYIDMQHEQIMVPEKAAVTINGQFADIRTPVRNLYVAGTDTDKRSMGITRAAYSIIELLKILNEDGNLH, encoded by the coding sequence ATGAAAAGATACGATGTAATTGTTGTTGGGGCAGGCATAAGTGGGCTTCTTGCAGCGCTTACGCTTTCAAAGCATGGAAAAAAAGTCCTTGTTCTTGAAAAAAGACGAAATCTAGGTGGGAACTGCAACAGCTACATGGTAGATGGCTATCAGGTAGATACAGGAGCACACGCAATTACCCATCTGATTGAGGGGCCTCTGAAGAGATTAATGGATAACTATTTTGATTTTTTACCTATGTTTGAGGACTATGGGCATTACTATATTCGGACTGAAAATACTTTTGTCAAAATTCCTTCCAACCTGAAAGATTTCGTGACTTTTGATGTGCTTCCAAGAAAGGACAGGGTATTGCTTTCCCAGACCCTTACAAAAGCCTTTACCCTTTCTTCATTCGGAATAGACCTGTCCAGCCAGTCAGTATATGATTTTCTGCCAAAAAGTCTTTCAAAGGAGACCTACGACTTTGTGGATACTATATCAGCTTTTCTCTCTGGCAGGTCAATGAAGGAAACCTCTGCTCAGCGTGTTCTGTCAGGAAGCAGTTTTGTCAGGGACAGCATCACCCAGGAACAGTTTGACGCAATGATCGGAAGACTAGAACCAAAAAAATCCCAATCTACAGAGTCTATCCTTGCCTCAATTCTTCCATATCACCTCCACGCTTCCCTTCAGGCCAGGATGACAAAGGTCACCCAGCCTTTTACTTCCCTTGAAAGGCTTGCAACAAATAATGTAAACTATTCTCAGGGCTATCCCAGAAAGGGCCTAAAAGCTCTACTCAACGCCATTCTTTACTCCCTTCCGGAAACTGTTGAAATCAAAAATGAATGTGAGGTTAAATCCATCCTTGTACAGGACGGAAAGGTTTCAGGCGTGGAAGCCGATGAAATTTATATCTCTGACCTTGTTATCTACACGGGTTTTGCAACCGAGCTTCCCAGGCTTATAAAAGATCTCCCTAAAGAATATAAGACAAATTTGGAAAGTATAGTCCATAGTAAAAGCTTGACCATCTGGCTTGGACTGGAAAAAGAGTTTCCCAATTTTAATTACACAGGCTCAGAGATCTGGTTCAAGGATTTCGCCTACTGGGCAACTCCTATAAGTAACTATGACCCTTCGCTTGCTCCAAAGGATAAACAGCTTATTGGATTTTCCTTCGTAATTGATGAAAATAAAAGCGAAAAACAGGAGACAAAAAAGGCCTATGATACGATTTTCCGTGCTCATCCAAACATCGAGAATTATATCGATATGCAGCATGAACAGATAATGGTTCCGGAAAAAGCTGCAGTCACGATTAACGGGCAATTTGCAGATATTCGAACCCCTGTTCGAAACCTCTATGTAGCGGGCACCGATACTGACAAGCGCAGTATGGGAATTACCCGGGCTGCATATTCGATTATTGAGCTCCTGAAGATTCTTAACGAGGATGGAAATCTTCATTAA
- a CDS encoding flavodoxin family protein — protein sequence MKIVGIQSSSGGKHSNTLKLPNAALNRASEEGADIESIDIAKMNIEYRTACNSCHNTGVCTIKDDCEIVLKKTLAVDGIVLSSSNYITKT from the coding sequence ATGAAAATAGTCGGGATACAGTCAAGCTCAGGAGGTAAACACAGCAATACTTTAAAACTACCGAATGCCGCTCTGAATAGAGCCTCCGAAGAGGGAGCAGACATCGAGTCAATTGATATTGCCAAAATGAATATCGAATACCGCACTGCATGCAATTCCTGTCATAATACCGGGGTGTGCACAATAAAAGACGACTGTGAGATTGTATTGAAAAAAACCCTGGCTGTTGACGGCATAGTTTTGAGTAGCTCTAACTATATAACAAAAACGTAA
- a CDS encoding DUF169 domain-containing protein translates to MLSLEELGKKLTEAGRLKLRPLCVYGTDEIPEGAIPSYKVDRCIAKAIYTSVLFEETPPLYVEAGHEQCCAGGMAWMGLAEPHPKLKYFVTVGTPDFHGGAAEHLKATPELFDEQRERAGKILPHGRYTVIAPCTHNLAPEIVRSFIVFAGSEQIRNLCGLAQFSSSEPFFKTVIPGGPICATMIAFPAGMAENAPKDSAYIGPVDPTGNPWLPPELMIMGIPFGLAKQMTTDLEESFICKRSKIAYPENRIVIKPYSYKTV, encoded by the coding sequence ATGTTAAGCCTTGAAGAACTGGGAAAAAAGCTTACTGAAGCTGGCAGGTTGAAATTACGTCCATTATGTGTTTACGGTACGGATGAAATCCCTGAGGGCGCAATCCCATCATACAAAGTAGACCGCTGTATAGCAAAGGCGATTTACACTTCAGTTCTCTTTGAAGAGACGCCTCCACTATATGTTGAGGCAGGACACGAACAGTGTTGCGCCGGTGGGATGGCCTGGATGGGACTTGCCGAGCCGCATCCAAAACTTAAGTACTTCGTAACTGTGGGCACCCCAGACTTCCATGGAGGCGCTGCCGAGCATTTAAAGGCAACCCCTGAGCTATTCGATGAACAGAGAGAACGAGCAGGAAAAATCCTTCCGCATGGTAGATACACAGTCATTGCTCCGTGTACTCACAACCTGGCACCTGAAATTGTCAGGTCTTTTATTGTCTTTGCAGGCAGCGAGCAGATCAGGAACCTCTGCGGGCTGGCACAGTTCAGTAGCTCTGAGCCCTTTTTTAAAACCGTGATACCCGGAGGACCTATTTGCGCTACAATGATCGCTTTCCCGGCAGGCATGGCAGAAAATGCACCGAAAGATTCGGCTTATATCGGGCCTGTAGATCCTACAGGAAACCCCTGGCTGCCTCCCGAATTAATGATAATGGGTATTCCTTTTGGACTGGCGAAACAGATGACAACCGACCTTGAGGAATCCTTTATCTGCAAACGGAGCAAAATCGCATATCCTGAAAATCGTATAGTTATAAAACCGTATAGCTATAAAACCGTATAG
- a CDS encoding DUF4405 domain-containing protein → MKKTKLNYLVDLAFFVQFVLVGYSGLIMYFNRHSAGPILRLIHDKVGILMLLFFVVHIALHWKWILLTTKSCFRKVKQSKKTRKVKLNYFVDLALFIQFALVGYSGFIMYFNHHAAGQILRLIHDKIGILMLFFFVAHIALHWRWIVFTTKNLFGRQREMKEGEIIEANYMPVD, encoded by the coding sequence ATGAAAAAAACAAAACTTAACTATCTCGTAGACCTGGCATTTTTTGTTCAATTTGTCCTGGTCGGTTATTCAGGCCTTATAATGTATTTCAATCGCCATTCTGCAGGTCCGATCTTAAGATTGATCCACGATAAAGTTGGAATCCTAATGCTTCTCTTCTTTGTTGTTCATATTGCACTGCACTGGAAATGGATATTACTCACCACAAAGAGCTGTTTCAGAAAAGTAAAACAAAGCAAAAAGACGAGAAAAGTAAAACTCAACTATTTTGTGGATTTGGCATTATTCATTCAATTTGCTTTAGTGGGTTATTCAGGTTTTATAATGTATTTTAACCACCATGCAGCAGGTCAAATCTTGAGATTGATCCATGATAAAATTGGAATCCTGATGCTGTTTTTCTTTGTTGCCCACATTGCACTCCATTGGAGATGGATAGTGTTCACCACAAAGAATTTGTTCGGAAGACAAAGAGAAATGAAAGAGGGTGAAATTATCGAGGCAAACTATATGCCTGTGGACTAA
- a CDS encoding ABC transporter ATP-binding protein — MTLSKIIETFKTKLNASYILKSLEKAADFYGESDNDSEINGPGEVTKNSPYGSPARNLAKSLELGNASRNMEVPLIKLTDVWKIYQMGEVEFAALKGINLEIYEGEFLIILGPSGSGKSTMMNLLGCLDMPSKGTVCLNSKDISELSESELAVVRGQMIGFIFQSFNLLPTLNTEENVLLPMEFQEEDRQMARQKASYLLEIVGLSDKKKNLPSQLSGGQRQRVAIARSLAVDPPIILADEPTGNLDSKTGDYILDFLDGLQKSEGKTIIIVTHDLELVKYATRVVYIRDGEIEKIETHTKNEQSMKNERGTKNEANLN; from the coding sequence ATGACACTTTCTAAGATTATAGAGACATTTAAAACGAAATTAAATGCCTCGTATATTTTAAAGTCACTTGAGAAAGCAGCAGATTTCTACGGTGAATCGGACAATGACTCCGAAATAAATGGTCCAGGGGAGGTCACGAAAAACAGCCCATACGGCAGTCCAGCCCGTAATCTTGCTAAAAGTCTGGAGTTAGGGAATGCCTCTAGGAACATGGAGGTTCCACTTATCAAACTGACCGATGTCTGGAAAATTTACCAGATGGGGGAGGTGGAGTTTGCAGCCCTTAAGGGAATAAATCTTGAGATTTATGAAGGGGAATTTCTGATAATTCTCGGGCCCAGTGGAAGTGGCAAAAGTACCATGATGAATTTGCTGGGCTGTCTTGACATGCCATCAAAAGGCACGGTTTGCCTGAATTCTAAAGACATCTCAGAACTAAGTGAATCCGAACTTGCCGTCGTCAGAGGACAGATGATTGGCTTTATATTCCAGAGCTTCAACCTTCTTCCAACCCTGAATACAGAAGAAAACGTGCTTTTACCTATGGAATTCCAGGAAGAAGATAGGCAAATGGCCCGACAAAAAGCTTCATACCTGCTTGAAATTGTCGGACTTTCCGATAAGAAAAAGAACCTTCCTTCCCAGCTTTCAGGCGGGCAGAGACAGAGAGTTGCAATAGCTCGCTCCCTGGCTGTAGACCCGCCTATAATCCTGGCAGATGAACCTACAGGAAACCTGGACAGTAAAACAGGAGACTATATACTGGATTTCCTGGACGGGCTGCAGAAAAGTGAAGGTAAGACGATCATTATTGTTACCCATGACCTTGAACTTGTAAAATATGCAACAAGAGTTGTGTACATCCGAGACGGTGAGATTGAAAAAATCGAGACACATACTAAAAACGAACAAAGTATGAAAAATGAACGAGGTACGAAAAATGAAGCAAATCTAAATTGA
- a CDS encoding COG1361 S-layer family protein gives MKKFSLLIFLLLFSTSIYLGAGTALASNGNINSASLEVNLAKQNPDAARPGEPVELTISVQNVGNADLKDIAVTVNPEYPFSKVSGEDLTKKVSYLNARQDDDDAAVLKFKLMTDANASEGTYDVDITSTAKESGSSSNTITTTKTIQLEVRGKEYAQIVTINKASIDLATEEPLEFIITNTGNSPLKNMVVSWKDPKGVILPVYSDNTKYIKYLAAGDSVTVSYSVMADVNADPGLYTLDVDLKFEDYNSNEKSIATTAGLFVGGKTDFDVSFSESDQGEVSLSVANVGNNMAYSVKVSVPDQDGHRVSGSSSTIVGNLEKGDYTIASFNIVNTQNLDRVESGGATGVARASEKGKNVTSTGSNPLKVQIEYTDAKGERVTVDKEVELETAAGSVTAQGRGRPGTAGKSSGFSSYLVYIVLIVVAVAGLFIYRRKKQAESGKESGNKKSEDQKHGSGTIRD, from the coding sequence ATGAAAAAGTTCTCTTTACTGATATTTTTACTGCTGTTTTCAACGTCCATATACCTTGGGGCTGGAACGGCACTTGCCTCTAATGGGAATATAAATTCTGCATCTTTGGAAGTAAACCTGGCTAAACAGAACCCTGATGCTGCCCGTCCGGGAGAACCTGTTGAACTCACTATCAGCGTGCAAAATGTAGGAAACGCTGACCTGAAAGACATTGCTGTTACAGTTAATCCTGAATATCCTTTCAGTAAGGTTTCTGGAGAAGACCTCACAAAAAAAGTTTCCTACCTGAATGCACGACAGGATGATGACGATGCAGCAGTTCTTAAATTCAAGCTTATGACAGATGCAAATGCATCGGAAGGCACATATGATGTAGATATTACCTCCACTGCTAAAGAAAGCGGATCCTCATCAAACACGATTACCACTACAAAAACCATCCAGCTCGAGGTAAGGGGTAAAGAGTACGCACAGATTGTTACCATAAATAAGGCAAGCATTGATCTGGCAACGGAAGAACCTCTGGAGTTCATAATAACAAATACCGGAAATTCACCCCTGAAAAATATGGTAGTTTCCTGGAAAGACCCAAAAGGAGTAATTCTGCCGGTATATTCGGATAACACAAAGTACATCAAGTATCTGGCCGCAGGTGACTCCGTTACCGTATCTTACTCGGTAATGGCAGATGTAAACGCAGATCCTGGACTCTACACTCTGGACGTAGACCTCAAATTTGAAGACTATAATTCAAATGAGAAAAGCATTGCGACCACAGCAGGACTTTTTGTTGGTGGAAAAACCGATTTTGATGTTTCCTTTTCAGAAAGTGACCAGGGAGAGGTTTCCCTTTCAGTTGCAAATGTGGGCAACAACATGGCTTATTCCGTGAAAGTTTCAGTCCCTGATCAGGATGGTCACAGGGTGTCAGGGAGCTCTTCAACAATTGTTGGAAACCTTGAGAAAGGGGACTATACAATTGCATCTTTCAATATTGTGAACACACAGAATCTTGATAGAGTTGAAAGTGGAGGAGCAACAGGGGTCGCAAGAGCAAGTGAGAAAGGCAAAAATGTAACTTCCACGGGTTCAAACCCCCTGAAAGTCCAGATTGAGTATACGGATGCAAAAGGGGAAAGAGTAACGGTTGATAAGGAAGTCGAACTCGAAACAGCTGCCGGAAGTGTGACTGCACAGGGACGAGGAAGACCGGGAACGGCAGGTAAAAGCAGTGGCTTCAGTTCATATCTGGTTTATATTGTTTTAATAGTGGTTGCTGTAGCAGGGTTATTCATTTACCGCAGAAAAAAACAGGCAGAAAGTGGGAAAGAATCCGGAAATAAAAAGTCTGAAGACCAGAAGCACGGCTCAGGGACTATTCGAGATTAA
- a CDS encoding ABC transporter permease codes for MRQSTYLKMGLNMLVHSKLRSWLTIIGIVIGIGSVVGILSLGDAMQEQVQSRLAEMDLTKITISPGYTKASSNMPGPSGMRGSSTDVELTDDDIEALQGLDGIQYIAGQISGSESVIYAAQNATLSITGVDPQVWKYMTTLKTQSGRLLEPADKYVAVIGSGVASGVYDQEIGVNQVITVNAKAVRVVGILEEEGGRGDRSIYMPIDGAVNLLDDAEEGVYDSITVKAKSEDLVDELMENIVDKLMVSRHIIQEDDRDFSVTASKSMAESVTEMTSSMTLFLGAIAAVSLLVGAVGIANTMFTSVLEKTKEIGTMKAIGAKNRDILMIFLFNSAMVGLVGGILGDILGAFVSTLFPMLGMTMMRGRGSGSSGIYLAPDLMAFGLLLAVLIGVISGVVPAYRASKLKPVDALRYE; via the coding sequence ATGAGACAATCAACCTACCTGAAAATGGGTCTGAACATGCTTGTGCATAGCAAGCTCCGAAGCTGGCTGACTATTATTGGAATAGTTATAGGGATCGGATCTGTTGTCGGCATCCTCTCCCTTGGAGATGCTATGCAGGAGCAAGTGCAGAGCAGGCTCGCCGAAATGGATCTGACGAAAATAACCATAAGTCCAGGGTATACTAAAGCGTCATCCAACATGCCTGGCCCTTCTGGGATGAGAGGTTCATCAACAGATGTTGAATTGACAGATGACGACATCGAGGCTCTCCAGGGTCTGGATGGGATACAGTACATAGCTGGCCAGATCTCAGGTAGCGAATCAGTTATTTACGCAGCGCAAAATGCAACTCTCTCAATTACAGGTGTGGACCCTCAGGTCTGGAAGTACATGACTACCCTGAAAACACAATCCGGAAGATTGCTTGAACCGGCTGATAAATATGTTGCGGTTATAGGAAGCGGGGTTGCAAGTGGAGTTTATGACCAGGAAATTGGGGTCAACCAGGTAATAACTGTAAACGCTAAAGCCGTGCGAGTTGTTGGTATCCTGGAAGAAGAAGGTGGACGTGGAGACCGAAGCATTTACATGCCGATCGATGGGGCAGTAAACCTGCTTGATGACGCCGAAGAAGGTGTTTATGATAGTATCACGGTGAAAGCAAAGAGTGAAGACCTGGTTGATGAGCTGATGGAAAATATCGTGGATAAGCTCATGGTTTCAAGACACATTATTCAGGAAGATGACAGAGACTTTTCCGTGACAGCTTCTAAATCGATGGCTGAGTCTGTTACCGAAATGACGAGTTCAATGACTCTGTTTCTTGGAGCTATTGCAGCCGTATCCCTGCTTGTAGGAGCCGTTGGGATTGCCAATACCATGTTCACATCTGTCCTTGAAAAGACAAAGGAGATCGGAACTATGAAAGCCATTGGGGCAAAAAACAGGGATATCCTTATGATTTTTCTCTTTAATTCCGCAATGGTTGGCCTTGTTGGTGGTATCCTTGGAGATATTCTGGGGGCTTTTGTTTCAACTCTTTTCCCTATGCTTGGCATGACTATGATGAGAGGGAGAGGTTCAGGTTCTTCAGGCATATATCTTGCTCCTGACCTGATGGCTTTTGGGCTTCTTCTGGCAGTTTTAATAGGGGTGATATCAGGAGTGGTCCCTGCGTACAGAGCTTCAAAGTTAAAACCAGTAGACGCTTTGAGGTACGAATGA